The [Bacillus] selenitireducens MLS10 genome includes a region encoding these proteins:
- a CDS encoding ABC transporter ATP-binding protein: protein MEYVIEMNNIRKEFPGIVANDNITLQVKQGEIHALLGENGAGKSTLMNVLFGLYQPERGEIRVRGEKVNITDPNVADRLGIGMVHQHFMLVQNFTVTENIILGSEPVKGTTIDIKKAARDVQEISDRYGLRVDATSKIEDISVGMQQRVEILKTLYRGADILIFDEPTAALTPQEIRELIQIMRNLINEGKSIILITHKLKEILEVADNCTVIRRGKGIGTVSVADSSETSLAEMMVGREVSFAVEKDLAKPGDTVLSIQGLTVEDFRGIDMVDQLNLDVKAGEILGVAGVDGNGQTELIEALTGLRSVKAGTITLNGEDITGKKPRKITEAGVAHIPQDRHKHGLVLEFTIGENILLQTYYQKPYTRNGILDYHKIYKKAEELIEEYDVRTASSSTAARSLSGGNQQKAIIAREIDRNPDLMIAAQPTRGLDVGAIEFIHKKLVEQRDQGKAVLLVSLEMDEVLNLSDRIAVIYDGKIVDIVDAKETDENELGLLMAGGKKEAGEPAT, encoded by the coding sequence TTGGAATACGTAATCGAGATGAATAACATCCGTAAAGAGTTTCCCGGTATCGTTGCCAATGACAACATTACGCTGCAGGTCAAGCAAGGCGAAATTCATGCGTTATTAGGAGAAAACGGAGCTGGGAAATCAACTTTGATGAACGTCTTGTTCGGCTTGTATCAACCGGAGCGGGGAGAAATCCGCGTACGGGGTGAGAAAGTAAACATCACTGATCCTAACGTGGCTGACCGTCTTGGAATTGGAATGGTGCACCAGCACTTTATGCTTGTGCAGAACTTTACTGTGACAGAAAATATTATTCTTGGCAGTGAGCCTGTCAAAGGAACAACCATTGATATTAAAAAAGCAGCTAGAGATGTTCAGGAAATCTCTGATCGATATGGTCTACGGGTTGACGCAACGTCTAAAATTGAAGATATTTCAGTGGGGATGCAGCAAAGGGTTGAAATTCTGAAAACACTTTATCGCGGTGCAGATATTTTGATTTTTGATGAACCTACCGCAGCATTAACACCACAGGAAATCAGAGAATTGATTCAAATTATGCGTAATCTGATCAATGAAGGGAAATCCATCATCCTGATTACACATAAGTTGAAAGAGATTTTAGAAGTGGCAGATAATTGTACGGTTATTCGCCGGGGTAAAGGGATTGGCACGGTTTCTGTGGCTGATTCGAGTGAAACCTCTCTTGCTGAAATGATGGTAGGGCGTGAAGTTAGCTTTGCCGTTGAGAAAGACCTGGCTAAACCGGGTGATACGGTTTTATCCATTCAGGGACTCACGGTGGAAGATTTCCGTGGAATCGATATGGTCGATCAGCTCAACTTGGATGTGAAAGCCGGAGAAATTTTAGGCGTTGCCGGTGTGGATGGCAACGGACAGACAGAACTGATAGAAGCATTAACAGGCCTCAGATCAGTGAAGGCAGGCACCATCACGTTGAATGGTGAAGACATTACCGGGAAAAAGCCACGGAAGATTACTGAAGCAGGAGTGGCACATATTCCACAGGATCGTCATAAACATGGGCTTGTTCTGGAATTTACGATTGGCGAAAATATTTTACTCCAGACGTATTATCAAAAGCCTTATACAAGAAATGGCATCCTTGATTATCATAAGATTTATAAAAAGGCTGAGGAACTCATCGAGGAATATGATGTGCGTACGGCCAGCTCTTCGACAGCGGCCCGATCTCTTTCAGGTGGTAATCAGCAAAAAGCAATTATCGCCCGGGAAATCGACCGAAATCCTGATTTGATGATTGCCGCGCAGCCAACACGCGGTCTGGATGTGGGTGCGATTGAGTTTATTCATAAGAAGCTTGTAGAGCAACGGGATCAGGGCAAAGCTGTTTTGCTTGTCTCTCTTGAGATGGATGAAGTCCTGAACCTCAGTGACCGAATAGCGGTTATTTATGATGGAAAAATTGTGGATATTGTCGATGCCAAAGAGACAGATGAAAACGAGTTGGGTCTCTTGATGGCCGGCGGTAAAAAGGAAGCAGGTGAACCGGCAACATGA